A genomic segment from Pirellulales bacterium encodes:
- a CDS encoding class IV adenylate cyclase codes for MEPARNIELKARLHNLAAARIIAQRVATEYLGVQQQTDTYFYCPQGRLKLREIVDYGPRPNEPPQRLAQLISYDRPDELNAKQSDYQIVEITDPARAVALKREMGIRVVVAKRREIFLHDNVRIHLDEVTQLGTFLEFEAVLGLQVNAAAGHTQLAKLQQEFGIEPADLLATSYSDMLQAK; via the coding sequence ATGGAACCTGCCCGCAATATCGAACTGAAAGCGCGGCTGCACAATCTCGCTGCCGCCCGCATCATTGCGCAGCGTGTGGCCACGGAATATCTGGGCGTGCAACAGCAAACCGACACATACTTTTACTGTCCGCAGGGCCGGCTGAAGCTGCGCGAAATTGTCGATTATGGCCCACGGCCGAATGAACCGCCGCAGCGGCTCGCGCAGCTCATCAGTTACGATCGCCCCGACGAACTCAACGCCAAGCAAAGCGATTACCAAATCGTGGAAATTACCGATCCGGCCCGAGCCGTGGCTTTGAAGCGCGAAATGGGCATTCGCGTGGTCGTGGCCAAGCGCCGCGAAATTTTCTTGCACGATAACGTGCGCATTCATTTGGACGAAGTGACCCAGCTTGGCACGTTTTTGGAATTCGAGGCAGTGCTCGGTCTCCAAGTAAATGCCGCCGCCGGCCACACGCAGCTGGCCAAACTGCAACAAGAATTCGGCATCGAGCCGGCCGACTTGCTAGCGACTTCCTACTCCGACATGTTGCAGGCCAAGTAG
- a CDS encoding citrate synthase — protein sequence MSDAAKLLYNGHQLELPIIIGTEHETAVDISKLRGATGLITMDDGYMNTGSAISGITFLDGEQGILRYRGYPIEQLAERSDFVETSYLLIYGELPNKQQLQYFKSSLLRHTMLHEEMKSFYDGFPRDAHPMAILSSVVGALSTFYQDSLDPRDPRQVEVSVHRLMAKLPTIASYSFKKSTGQPFMYPRNDLDYCSNFLYLMFGVPCETYEVDPDFVEALNLLLIVHADHEQNCSTSTVRMVGSSDANLFASISAGICALWGPLHGGANQACVEMLEEIRADGGNVKKYVDLAKKKDSGFRLMGFGHRVYKNFDPRATIIKRTCDKLLNKLKIRDPIFDVAQELEAAALKDEYFIERKLYPNVDFYSGVIYRAMGIPVNMFTVLFAIGRLPGWIAHWMEMHHTPGKKICRPRQIYTGALKREYQSLDKRG from the coding sequence ATGTCTGACGCGGCCAAACTGCTGTACAACGGTCATCAACTGGAATTGCCGATCATTATCGGCACGGAGCACGAAACCGCCGTCGATATTTCCAAGCTCCGCGGCGCCACCGGATTGATTACGATGGACGACGGTTACATGAACACCGGCTCGGCCATCAGCGGCATAACGTTTCTGGACGGCGAACAAGGCATTTTGCGATACCGCGGCTACCCGATCGAGCAACTGGCGGAGCGCAGCGATTTTGTCGAGACCAGCTACCTACTGATCTACGGCGAACTGCCCAACAAACAGCAGCTGCAGTACTTCAAAAGTTCCTTGCTGCGTCACACGATGCTGCACGAGGAAATGAAATCGTTTTACGACGGCTTCCCGCGAGATGCCCACCCGATGGCGATTTTAAGCAGCGTGGTGGGGGCGCTTTCCACGTTTTATCAAGATTCGCTCGATCCCCGCGATCCGCGGCAAGTGGAAGTTTCGGTCCACCGGCTGATGGCCAAGCTGCCGACCATCGCCAGCTACAGTTTCAAAAAATCGACCGGCCAGCCGTTCATGTATCCGCGAAACGACTTGGATTATTGCTCCAACTTTTTGTATTTGATGTTCGGCGTGCCGTGCGAAACGTACGAGGTCGACCCCGATTTTGTCGAGGCGCTCAACCTGCTCTTGATTGTCCACGCCGATCACGAGCAAAACTGCAGCACCAGCACCGTGCGAATGGTCGGCTCCAGCGACGCCAACTTATTCGCTTCCATTTCGGCCGGCATTTGCGCGTTGTGGGGCCCGCTGCATGGCGGGGCCAATCAGGCCTGTGTGGAAATGCTGGAGGAAATTCGCGCCGATGGCGGCAACGTGAAAAAATACGTCGATTTGGCCAAGAAAAAAGATTCCGGCTTCCGCCTGATGGGCTTTGGCCACCGGGTATACAAAAACTTCGACCCCCGGGCGACCATCATCAAGCGCACTTGTGACAAACTGCTGAATAAGTTGAAAATCCGCGATCCCATTTTCGATGTCGCCCAGGAATTGGAAGCGGCGGCACTCAAGGATGAATACTTCATCGAGCGGAAGCTCTACCCCAACGTCGATTTCTACAGCGGCGTGATCTACCGCGCCATGGGCATTCCGGTGAACATGTTCACCGTGCTATTCGCCATCGGCCGCCTGCCGGGCTGGATTGCCCATTGGATGGAAATGCACCACACGCCGGGCAAAAAAATCTGCCGCCCCCGGCAAATTTACACCGGCGCATTAAAGCGCGAATACCAATCGCTGGATAAGCGCGGGTAA
- the mfd gene encoding transcription-repair coupling factor — MAAPVADIGSARLTNLAERLDAQEGYAQVVASLQAGHGAALGGVWGSSCALVAANLAQHAPAALVVVLPRAGDVDDFCDDLAVFISQSANSATQVASYNLEKFPAWESAPGERNIQDEAHGDRLRVLKLLSSQSAPQGELKSPRLIVTSIQALLQPVSSKAVLNAQTKRLRVGEEISPDALLRWLAENGFLNTTAVELPGEFSPRGGIVDVFAPDWFHPVRIEFFGDTVESLRQFEVSTQRSLESLNSVDITMLPNESAAASDHFASYLPPRSWFLLVEPHEMQEEGRHYRQRLDRPQEVHDLDDALAAMYRFPSVTAAAVASGSMEAECQLRIESVERFSGDIAKVRDELDTVGTGYDVHLICPTQAEADRLREIFGNTKLAAADRLHFPLGRLQMGFRLVSERVVLVSSGELFHRQDLNRPARRRLGRVIDSFLELREGDYVVHLSHGIGRYRGMKLLEKNGTVEEHLEVEFHGGTRIFVPASNIDLVQKYIGGNKARPSLAHIGGRMWVRQKEAAQRAVIDLAADMLQVQAMRSLRPGIEFPSDSEWQREFDAAFPYRETPDQLSAIGAIKHDMRQPRPMDRLLCGDVGYGKTELAIRAAFKAIDAGFQVAVLVPTTILAEQHRRTFTARMAEFPFRIDVLSRFATEKQQRETIAGLIDGSVDLVIGTHRLAQGDVNFQNLGLLVIDEEQRFGVEVKERLKALRTTVDVLTMTATPIPRTLHMSLLGLRDISNLETPPEDRLAVETRVTRFDEELIRHGLMREINRNGQAFFVHNRVNNIDLLAARLQRIVPEVRIRIGHGQMPEHQLESVMLDFVNHKFDILLATTIVESGLDIPNANTIFIDEADRYGLADLHQLRGRVGRYKHRAYCYLLLDPNKYLSTNSAKRLRAIEEFSDMGAGFAIAMRDLEIRGAGNILGTQQSGHIATIGYELYCELLEQAVRKLKKLPPRQTIEVHVDLPGEAFIPRSYVPDMRMKIDLYRRLTRVTAQDELNDLGAEMLDRFGPLPPSAAGMVRFAQLRIAAAQWHIASIGREEGYLVFQYANRLKIEELNRLNNNRLRIVDDRSAYLPLKGHKIDADSLLALAESVLQLK, encoded by the coding sequence ATGGCCGCGCCCGTAGCCGATATCGGCTCGGCACGGTTGACCAACCTGGCCGAGCGATTGGATGCGCAAGAAGGCTACGCCCAAGTAGTCGCCAGCCTGCAGGCAGGACACGGTGCGGCGCTGGGCGGAGTCTGGGGATCGAGCTGCGCGCTGGTGGCGGCGAACCTGGCGCAACATGCTCCTGCTGCACTCGTGGTGGTATTGCCTCGCGCCGGCGATGTCGACGATTTTTGCGACGATTTGGCAGTGTTCATTTCCCAGTCGGCGAATTCGGCGACGCAAGTCGCCAGCTACAATCTCGAAAAATTTCCCGCATGGGAAAGCGCGCCCGGCGAGCGCAACATTCAAGATGAAGCTCACGGCGACCGCTTGCGAGTGCTGAAATTACTGAGTTCACAATCGGCGCCGCAAGGTGAACTGAAGTCGCCGCGCCTGATCGTCACCAGCATTCAAGCGTTGCTCCAGCCCGTGTCGTCTAAAGCGGTGCTGAATGCCCAAACCAAGCGGTTGCGGGTGGGGGAGGAAATTTCACCCGACGCGCTCCTCCGGTGGCTGGCGGAAAACGGTTTTCTCAACACTACCGCTGTGGAACTGCCGGGCGAGTTTTCGCCCCGCGGCGGCATTGTGGATGTCTTTGCGCCTGATTGGTTTCATCCTGTGCGGATCGAATTTTTTGGCGATACCGTGGAATCGCTGCGGCAATTTGAAGTCAGCACGCAACGCAGCTTGGAATCGCTTAATTCGGTTGACATTACCATGCTGCCCAATGAGTCCGCGGCGGCGTCAGATCATTTTGCCAGTTACCTGCCGCCGCGAAGTTGGTTTCTGCTGGTGGAACCGCACGAAATGCAAGAGGAGGGGCGGCACTATCGTCAGCGCTTGGACCGGCCGCAAGAAGTGCATGATTTGGATGACGCACTGGCCGCCATGTACCGCTTTCCTTCCGTTACCGCCGCCGCAGTCGCCAGCGGCTCGATGGAAGCCGAATGTCAATTGCGAATTGAAAGCGTGGAGCGATTCAGTGGTGACATTGCCAAAGTACGCGATGAGTTGGACACGGTCGGCACAGGGTACGACGTGCATTTGATTTGCCCGACACAAGCGGAGGCGGATCGCTTGCGCGAGATTTTCGGCAATACGAAACTGGCGGCCGCCGACCGGTTGCATTTTCCATTGGGCAGGTTGCAAATGGGTTTTCGATTGGTGAGCGAGCGCGTCGTGCTGGTTTCCAGCGGCGAGCTGTTTCATCGGCAAGATTTGAATCGGCCAGCCCGACGCCGGTTGGGCCGTGTGATCGACAGCTTCCTGGAGCTGCGCGAAGGGGATTACGTGGTGCATCTTTCGCACGGCATTGGCCGCTATCGGGGGATGAAGCTGCTGGAAAAAAATGGGACTGTAGAAGAACACTTGGAGGTGGAGTTTCACGGCGGCACGCGCATTTTCGTGCCGGCTTCCAACATTGACCTGGTGCAAAAATACATCGGCGGCAATAAAGCCCGGCCCAGCCTGGCGCATATTGGCGGGCGAATGTGGGTGCGGCAAAAGGAAGCGGCCCAGCGGGCGGTGATCGATTTGGCGGCCGACATGCTTCAGGTGCAAGCCATGCGGTCGTTGCGCCCCGGCATTGAGTTTCCGTCCGACAGCGAATGGCAGCGCGAATTTGATGCCGCCTTTCCTTATCGCGAAACGCCCGACCAGCTTTCGGCCATTGGCGCCATCAAACATGACATGCGGCAGCCGCGCCCGATGGACCGGCTGCTGTGCGGCGACGTGGGCTACGGCAAAACGGAACTGGCCATTCGGGCGGCGTTCAAAGCGATTGACGCCGGCTTTCAAGTGGCGGTATTGGTTCCCACGACCATTTTGGCCGAGCAACACCGCCGCACCTTTACGGCACGCATGGCGGAATTTCCGTTCCGTATTGATGTGCTTAGCCGCTTCGCCACGGAGAAGCAGCAGCGTGAAACCATCGCCGGGCTAATCGATGGCTCGGTCGATTTGGTAATTGGCACGCATCGGCTTGCTCAAGGCGACGTGAATTTTCAAAATTTGGGGCTGCTGGTGATCGATGAGGAGCAGCGCTTTGGCGTGGAAGTGAAAGAGCGGCTGAAAGCGCTCCGGACCACGGTCGACGTGCTTACCATGACGGCCACGCCCATTCCGCGCACGTTGCACATGTCTCTGTTGGGTTTGCGCGATATTTCGAATTTAGAAACGCCGCCGGAAGACCGCTTGGCCGTGGAAACCCGCGTGACACGGTTCGACGAAGAGTTAATTCGCCACGGCCTGATGCGGGAGATCAATCGCAACGGACAAGCGTTTTTCGTCCACAATCGCGTCAACAACATCGACTTGCTGGCCGCCCGGCTGCAGCGCATTGTGCCGGAAGTCCGCATTCGCATTGGGCACGGCCAAATGCCGGAGCATCAATTGGAAAGCGTGATGCTTGATTTCGTGAATCACAAATTCGATATCTTGCTGGCGACGACGATTGTCGAAAGCGGGCTCGATATTCCCAACGCCAACACAATTTTCATCGACGAGGCAGATCGCTACGGTCTGGCCGATTTGCATCAATTGCGCGGCCGGGTAGGGCGTTACAAGCACCGGGCCTACTGTTATTTGCTGCTCGATCCGAACAAGTATTTATCGACGAATTCGGCCAAGCGATTGCGCGCCATCGAAGAATTCAGCGATATGGGGGCCGGGTTTGCCATCGCCATGCGAGATTTAGAAATTCGCGGGGCCGGCAACATTTTGGGCACGCAGCAAAGTGGGCACATTGCCACAATTGGCTACGAGTTATATTGCGAGCTGCTGGAACAGGCCGTTCGCAAACTGAAGAAGCTGCCGCCAAGGCAAACGATTGAAGTGCACGTTGATTTACCCGGCGAAGCCTTCATTCCCCGCAGTTACGTGCCCGACATGCGGATGAAAATCGATTTATATCGCCGGCTGACGCGTGTCACGGCCCAAGACGAATTGAACGATTTGGGGGCGGAAATGTTGGATCGTTTCGGTCCCTTGCCTCCCTCCGCTGCAGGTATGGTGAGGTTTGCCCAACTCCGGATTGCAGCCGCGCAGTGGCATATTGCTTCGATTGGACGCGAGGAAGGCTATCTCGTTTTCCAATACGCCAACCGCCTAAAAATTGAAGAATTGAACCGTTTGAACAACAATCGGCTACGCATTGTTGACGATCGCAGTGCTTACTTGCCGCTGAAAGGCCATAAAATCGACGCAGATTCCCTGCTAGCATTGGCAGAATCCGTCTTGCAGCTAAAGTGA
- a CDS encoding peptidylprolyl isomerase, with translation MFQLIKRRLCVARTLYNLLMCATLALLATLWLRPGLAQDLIDLARSVRAQSPGVAAASPQANDWNSQAPPSPGWGGQPGVVPYSNLPSGLTQPIPATRPVSWPGAPLEYATPSAATNGAAPVASPTNASGYGATMPGAVIPQGTLPPQTMPQTAGQPAAQYPSPYQAQPQISYVGMPQNSYAATPPTASPLPPGMNPVPAQTMPPAAAYVPAPMQTMPMGALGPSGPVPNGTIQATPGGVAMVPQPDANMQSLQVLPGPREEYADGKIVATVGNLPILAGDVRAMINQAIHNNMFSAPPPEHEKEFIEAAMRPVLKQMVEMKLVVNDAKQTIPAAGMAKIEVEVNHDFDKNRIPKLMEDYHVSNQHELDEALRKGGSSLDWERRSFFEQNIYHGWRDQQVKDDKQVALADVLGYYEQHLLDYEYPAQAKWEELMVSFDKFSDKNAAYAAIAQMGNQVMQGAPFTEVAMKMSQGPTADKGGAYDWTTQGSLACKALDENMFQLPIGSLSSIVESDRGFHIIRVVDRKVAGRKSFEDAQGDIKKQLKEENFKKQRDKYLAELHKKTPVHSVFDDQLGGLDGPPKEEDHHF, from the coding sequence GTGTTCCAACTCATCAAGCGCAGGCTGTGCGTGGCACGGACGCTGTATAACTTACTGATGTGCGCCACTTTGGCGCTGCTGGCCACGTTGTGGCTGCGGCCAGGGTTGGCGCAAGATTTGATCGATTTGGCACGCAGCGTGCGCGCCCAATCGCCGGGCGTGGCTGCCGCCTCTCCACAAGCGAACGATTGGAATTCGCAGGCGCCTCCTTCACCGGGTTGGGGAGGGCAGCCGGGTGTAGTGCCGTACAGCAATTTACCCAGTGGACTAACGCAACCAATTCCAGCCACTCGACCGGTTTCTTGGCCCGGCGCCCCGTTAGAATATGCTACCCCCAGCGCGGCCACCAATGGCGCAGCGCCGGTTGCTTCGCCCACGAATGCATCGGGGTATGGCGCTACCATGCCGGGCGCTGTTATACCGCAGGGGACGTTGCCGCCTCAAACGATGCCTCAAACGGCCGGACAGCCTGCAGCTCAATACCCATCTCCGTACCAAGCCCAGCCGCAAATCTCTTATGTGGGGATGCCACAAAATTCTTACGCGGCGACGCCGCCAACTGCATCTCCTCTTCCGCCGGGTATGAATCCAGTTCCGGCGCAAACCATGCCGCCGGCTGCAGCCTACGTTCCCGCGCCGATGCAAACCATGCCGATGGGAGCCCTTGGTCCCAGCGGCCCGGTTCCCAACGGCACGATCCAAGCTACGCCTGGTGGTGTGGCAATGGTCCCGCAGCCAGATGCCAACATGCAAAGCTTGCAAGTATTGCCGGGACCGAGAGAAGAATATGCAGATGGAAAAATCGTCGCCACGGTCGGCAATCTGCCCATTCTTGCGGGCGATGTGCGGGCGATGATCAACCAGGCCATTCACAACAATATGTTTTCCGCTCCCCCGCCAGAGCACGAAAAGGAATTTATTGAAGCGGCGATGCGTCCGGTGCTGAAGCAAATGGTGGAAATGAAGCTCGTTGTGAACGATGCTAAGCAAACGATTCCCGCCGCGGGGATGGCAAAAATTGAAGTCGAAGTGAATCACGATTTCGACAAAAATCGAATTCCCAAGCTGATGGAAGATTATCACGTTTCTAATCAGCATGAGCTGGACGAAGCGCTCCGCAAAGGAGGCAGCTCGCTGGATTGGGAACGACGTTCGTTCTTCGAGCAAAATATTTATCACGGGTGGCGGGACCAACAAGTCAAAGACGACAAGCAAGTGGCCTTAGCCGACGTGCTGGGTTATTACGAGCAGCATTTGCTCGATTACGAATACCCGGCCCAAGCCAAGTGGGAAGAGCTGATGGTTAGCTTCGACAAGTTTTCCGACAAGAACGCGGCCTACGCCGCGATTGCCCAAATGGGAAATCAGGTGATGCAAGGCGCGCCGTTCACTGAAGTGGCCATGAAAATGTCGCAGGGGCCAACGGCCGATAAAGGGGGCGCCTACGATTGGACCACCCAAGGCAGTTTGGCTTGCAAAGCCCTGGACGAAAACATGTTCCAATTGCCGATTGGCAGCCTCAGCAGCATTGTCGAAAGCGATCGCGGTTTCCACATTATTCGAGTCGTCGACCGCAAAGTCGCCGGGCGAAAATCATTTGAAGATGCCCAAGGCGACATTAAAAAGCAATTGAAAGAAGAAAACTTCAAAAAACAGCGCGACAAATACTTGGCTGAGTTGCACAAAAAAACGCCGGTCCACAGTGTATTCGATGACCAGCTCGGCGGATTGGACGGCCCGCCCAAGGAAGAGGATCATCATTTCTGA
- a CDS encoding plasmid pRiA4b ORF-3 family protein, whose protein sequence is MAKKTAPIYVVKVALKDAKKIWRRIALRGNQTLDDLHEAIYDAFDRYDEHLYSFFFPPEGSRSRGRNRLRDAVEYAHPYMVEDPGPFRDEPLLDASQTRIDSLGLSKGQRFEYLFDWGDEWWHELTVEEVDAKPERGRYPKIVEKHGESPPQYPDLEECEE, encoded by the coding sequence ATGGCAAAGAAGACGGCCCCGATCTATGTCGTCAAAGTGGCACTCAAGGATGCCAAAAAGATTTGGCGGCGAATCGCCCTTCGGGGAAATCAAACGCTCGACGATCTGCACGAAGCGATCTACGATGCCTTTGACCGCTACGACGAGCATTTGTACTCGTTTTTCTTTCCGCCCGAGGGAAGCCGAAGCCGCGGGCGAAATCGACTGCGCGATGCCGTGGAGTACGCACACCCGTACATGGTCGAAGATCCAGGGCCGTTTCGCGACGAGCCGCTGCTGGATGCTTCCCAGACTCGAATCGATTCGCTTGGCTTATCGAAGGGACAACGATTTGAATACCTGTTCGATTGGGGCGACGAGTGGTGGCATGAATTGACCGTCGAAGAAGTCGATGCAAAGCCTGAAAGAGGGCGGTATCCAAAGATCGTCGAAAAGCATGGGGAATCTCCGCCCCAGTATCCGGATTTGGAGGAATGCGAGGAATAG
- a CDS encoding Uma2 family endonuclease, with protein MKAVFASVPDHILEWRRRTDADQWDEMWEGVLHMAPSPNREHQSIEFKLAMWLEQNWAEPNGCRIYPQINVAEPDIDKWTDNYRIPDLVLLMPARFNIDRNEYFNGGPDAVVEIHSPEDEAYEKLDFYFKVGVREVWIIERDSKRPEIYEPAGAGGHQLRKADANGWLRSDVAGAEFRAAGNGKLEIRLTGRPETAARLP; from the coding sequence GTGAAAGCTGTTTTCGCCAGCGTTCCTGACCATATTTTGGAGTGGCGGCGCCGCACTGATGCCGACCAGTGGGACGAAATGTGGGAAGGGGTTTTACATATGGCGCCGAGTCCGAATCGAGAGCATCAGAGTATTGAGTTCAAATTGGCGATGTGGTTGGAGCAGAATTGGGCCGAGCCAAATGGCTGTCGGATTTATCCGCAAATTAATGTTGCCGAACCAGACATTGATAAATGGACTGACAATTATCGAATCCCCGATCTCGTGCTGTTGATGCCGGCGCGATTCAATATCGATCGCAACGAATACTTCAACGGCGGGCCGGATGCGGTTGTCGAAATTCACAGCCCAGAAGACGAGGCGTATGAAAAGCTCGATTTCTATTTCAAAGTCGGCGTGCGAGAAGTATGGATTATTGAGCGCGATTCCAAGCGCCCGGAAATCTACGAGCCCGCCGGCGCCGGCGGGCATCAACTGCGCAAGGCCGATGCGAACGGTTGGCTCCGCAGTGACGTGGCCGGCGCCGAATTCCGCGCCGCCGGTAACGGCAAGCTCGAAATCCGCTTGACCGGCCGCCCGGAAACCGCCGCGAGATTGCCGTGA